In Acinonyx jubatus isolate Ajub_Pintada_27869175 chromosome A3, VMU_Ajub_asm_v1.0, whole genome shotgun sequence, a genomic segment contains:
- the TMSB10 gene encoding thymosin beta-10 has product MADKPDMGEIASFDKAKLKKTETQEKNTLPTKETIEQEKRSEIS; this is encoded by the exons ATGGCAGACAAGCCAGACATGGGGGAAATCGCCAGCTTCGATAAGGCCAAGCTGAAGAAAACGGAGACGCAGGAGAAGAACACCCTGCCGACCAAAGAGA CCATTGAGCAGGAGAAGCGGAGCGAAATTTCCTAA